The region atttattaaaaaaaacaaagaacaaaaagaaattttataaaaagaacaggAACTCCAGCTTCTATGCCAAAGGTTCAACATTCATTGCTTTTATGTGTTATTCTCTTATTGGAACATCAAGAcctaaagaatgtgaattcctgATATACCTCCAACTTAGACTCTGAAAAAAATATCGGAAATGACACAAAAGAGAGAGACTCATGTAAGAGGAGTGCTCCTCCTAGGGCCTGAGGAAACAAGACCCAAAGGAGTGTGAGGGTTCCACTTCACTCCTATGGCCAGTACAAGacagagagacaagggaaccATTCACATCACCTCTGACTTGTGATTCTTCTAGAATAAGTCAGCCAGCTCTCCAGCACGTTAAATACCTCGCTGTGAGGGCAGTTCCCAAGAATGAAGGTGAATGGGGAATTACCTCAGGAGGCATGGGATGGCAGCTGCAGACAAAGTTCTCAGGCATACCAAGCTCTCTGGATCTTTAAAAACATTAAGGGTTGGGTATCCCAAGGAAGACAAACATTAAGGTAGAATGAAAAAGCCACCCAAAGTTAAGAAACCAGCAAAGACTCTCCGCTAAATTTTACCAATTTGAGTGGCTGTTCTTCTGGGTCTGCTCTCAGTGACAGGGTCTTCTGAGTTTACATGTCTACTCCCCACACACCCCACTCAGGCAGACTAGGCCCTCCTGCCATACACATGACTTGGAGCATTCAGCAGCAACCTTTCCTACAGAATAGGTTCATGGGCCTCGCCTCTTTTTGCTAGTACAGCCAGAACTAAATTCTCCATCAAAAATTCCCTAACCCTGCAAAGGCCTCTTTCCAAAACCCTTAAAGAAGTCCTTTTATTTTGCCTTTACAGTTTAGCGCTTTGGTAAAGGACACAACAcctaaagaaaatagaaactcTTATTTCTAAGGAAACTCTCCTAGTGACGAAATTCcaagaaatacattttaacaaGTAATTCTGTAGAAAATATCCCAGTGAACGTTTCTTGATCTGGGAATCCTGTGAATGTATAACCTTTTAGAAGGTGTGCCTGTCATCTCCCTCGTAGCTGGGTCTGCCTTACACACACTCTTCAGGTGCTCTTTTAGAAGCCCCTGGACACCTGTCTGCCACACCCTTACCTGCAGAAGGCCCCTATGTTCTCCACTAGGTAGCACTGGCCGCCGTTGTGACAGTAACTGGGGAAGAGGTCGCATACCGACCGGCAGGAGCCATTATGTCGCACAAAACCACTGCGACACTCAGTGCCATTCTCGCCTGGGGCCAGGCCCCTGACTGGCTCTCCTGGGCGGGGCCTGAGGGCAATGCTGCTGCCAGGGACTATCCCCAGAGTATGTTGTGGGGGGACAGCATGCCACCGACTAGTGGGCTGGCCTGCCCCTGGCCCCCGGCCAGGCTTCTTGGTGGGCATTAGAGGGTCATTTTCATCTTCCAGGTCTCCACCTCCCACTGCATCCTTAtcatcctcctcttcttcctcctcttcatctAAGTCGTCATAGAATGAGGTGGTAGGGTAGAAATCAGATTCATCAAAGGGGGTAAAGTCATCGTATAAGTCAAGCAGGCTCCATGAAGGTGTCTCTCCGCCGGTGTCAGTATCGGGGTGGTGCTCCGAAGTTCCTAGTGAGCCTGGGAAGCTTCCCAGGTCGGCACCACGGCCCTCCCCGTCCAGTCCTTCGAAGTAGTCGATGTCAATTATATCTGAGGCTGGCTGGGGCTCCAGCGTGCCCTGAAAAGGGTATGTGGGTTCTAGCCCATGAGGGCCAGGTGTGCTGCCTCCCAAGTTCAGCCAAATCTCTAGGGAGCTCTCCTTGGGGAGTTCAGGGCCTGGGCTCGGCTTGTTGCCAGGGGTGGAGGAGGGTGGTCTGATAGCCTCGGGGGTGGCAGGGGGTACTGACGACTGCCCGAGGGCCTCATCGGGAGCAGGGAGTGTGGCTGGGAGGGCCTGGGCGTCGCCACTGCCCACCTCGGTGGTCACCGCGCCCAGGCCAGGGCTGTCAGTCTCCAGCCAGGAGGCGCCCGTCACCGCGGCCGAAGCCTCCAGCGCCTCTTCTGGGCCGACCCGGGGGCCAGCCGCGGCCTGCTCGTCGGCTGGTGCCGTCCACGCGGTCTCGTCTTCCCCAGTCCCTGACGGGGCGGCCCCGTCCCGCGTATCGTTGGCGCGCGGCTCCCATGCCAAGACGCTCTTCACCGGTCCCTCGGCCTCGACCGCGCTGCCCGCCTCGCGAGCTGTGGGCGGGAGGGCGAGGAGCGGGGAGTCAGGGTGGCGCCGCGCGCGCAACGGCTCTTGGGCTCCGCCCCACCGCGGCTCGCCCTCCCAGACCAGGGACAAGCGCGGCAGCCGCCACCAGGTATCCCAAGGCCACGCCCCCACCTTTAAGCTCAGTCCCTGGGTCTGGCCTCTCAGCCCTGGGAACACGGTACACCCGATCCAACATTTCCCCGCTCAGGCTCCCCACTCCACCTGCAGTCTAAAAGGCCAGGCCAGGGCGGCCTCCAGCTCGAGTCCCGTCTTGCAGTCTTACTCCCCCCATAGCCCGCCCCCACCTCCAGGCCCCGCCCCGAAGTTGCACTCAGGCCCCGCCCCATCTCCAGGCCCCGCCCCCATCCCGCACCGCGGTCCGCAACCCCGCGGCCGGCACCGCCCCCGCGCCCCGCACGCCCCCCACCTTCTGGCGCGCCCCATCCCCCGCCCTGGCCGCGGCCCAGGCGCTGCCCCGCCCCCTTACCACAGCTCGCGGACTCCGCCGGTACCCGAGGGCAGCCAGACCCCCGCCCGGAGGTGGGGCGCGAGTGCCGCCCAGGTCCCGGTCGGTACCCACCTGGCGCGGCCCCGGCGGCGAAAACCAGCGTGGCTCCCAGAAAcagcagcagcggcggcggccCCCGGCCCGGGCCCCCGCCCCCGGCGGCCCCGGCTCGGCCCATGGCGCGGCGCCCCGACCGCTATCCGCGGTCCGCCCGGCTGGCTGCGCCCTCGGCTCGCCCGGCCGCCGCGCCTCCCGCCCCGTGCTGCGGCCGCTTCAGCCCGCGATGGGCAGCGCGCGCCGCGCCTCTCCGCCTCCCGCCCCGCCCGCCGCGCCCGCCCCGCCGCACGTAGCGCTGACGCGGGACCCGCTCAGTCCGCCCGCCAGGAGGACAGACAGACCCCCTGACCGGGACACGGAGACAAACGGCCTTAGAGTTGCGCAGGGGCAGGCGCACAGCGCCGCGCGTGGCGGTAGCCCACAGGTGCACCGGCTGGGGGcctgcggggcggggcggggcggggcgcggtGCCGCCCTCTCCGTGCAGGGGCTGCACGGACCCTCCCCCTCGGGAGGAACCCACCCGCCATGCGGCGAGGCCGGAGGCGGGGACGCAGCGGAGCCAGACACCCGCAGACTCGGCAGGGCTGGCAAGGCCGCGAGAGGGGTGGGAGCCTGAGCCGCGCTGTAGAAACGAGCGGGACCCGGGGCGCACGGTGCCTTTCGGATCTCTGCGTTCACTCCCGGCGCAGCGCCTGCCTCGCGTTCGGGACTTGGAAGGTGCTTGGGGAGGTCGCCAGATCGAGGTGGGGCGGGCCCTGGCAGCGTCAGGGGAGCGGGCGAAGCTGACGGCCTAGGCTCTAATCCGATCAGACGTAATCCGTGTGCAGCCCAAACCACTAGCCCAGTCCGCGCAGAGCCTGACCCGCTCGGGGACGGGGGCAAGACCCTCTCCGGGGCTGCAACTGTCCCGCCCCCGATCTCGCCTCCTCGGTGCAGCCTGGGGAGCAGCCTTTAACTCTcgtccctccctctcttcttgccttccatggaatccaaaccaaaaccaactgctgtcgagccgattccgactcagagcgaccctataggagagaggaacggccccacaggatttccaaggctgtaaatactgTGACTCCGCTATTGCCTCGCAGGTGTTCTGGGCCACCAAAGCACAAGTTCTCGGGTAGACCTAGGTGTTCTAGTTCGCAGCCCAGGGACATGCAGGCACCAGTCAAACGTTATCGTGGTTTGTGCGGCCCTGTCCACCGCTCACAGGGCGACCCAGGACTACTTCCAAAGCCTTACTTATGTGGGGAGGCAGAGCCACGGCCTTGTCACCTGCTTATCCCCAAAACCGACCCGCCGGAGTAGAACTCTTGGCTGGGAACCCTTATAAATGGAGGAAGCCCAGGACAGGCTGAGGAGGATCTCAGTCCCCCTTTCACCTTTTGGAGGCTCCGTGATGTACTACCCAAATAATGACCTTTGGCTTCACAGCCCGCAGAGATTCTGCAACTCTAGTATTTGAGAGACGCTGCCTGTTTCTGCCCCAGGGGACCGTTTTGGTGACCAAGATGGGAGCTCTTACCTTCTGATCTTTCGTACATGTCCCCGGAGGGATTGTTATGGTTGACAGCCTGTTTCTTTCACTTGAACTGCTGAGCCTATTTTCTTTGCCGGGCTTTGCCTCCCATCCTGGTCTTTCTAGCAAACGCCTCCTTATGGCTAGGAAAGCTCAATTCTTATCATATCACCTTCCCCTCTATGAAGGAAGCCTTCTCAGCCTGCCCCAGGTGGTTAGCTGCTTATGCCCTGACCTCCTGGCCTGTCTGCAATAATTCCCCACTGCAAGGCACTTAAGTGCATAGCACCAGAGGCTCAGGAAGGTACAAACCTTATAAATGAACAGCCCCCACCTGACCCCAGAACCGTGGGTCTGGAGCCTTTTACAAACGGAGTTGACGTCCTGAGACTTTTCCATGGGTCCATACAGCCTTTGGGGATCGAAACACAACCTCCTCTGAGCGGAGGGTTACTCAGGGCTCTGCACTCACCTGTTGGCCACAGAGGCACCCAAGACACCCCTTTGTCTCCACCTGCTTCCCTTCTCCGTAgcttgtcacttttttttttgcctgtatgTACAAGTTTATGTCCCTCTGCTTCTCAGTGTCTCCCTGATTTTTGGGTGGTGGTTGTCAGAGGGTCTTGGTGGACATGTCTCCCTCCTTTTCCCCTTCCTGAGGCACGTTTGGGAAGGTGCCTCAGTGATGGATCCCTTTATGTTTAGCGCATGACAACCACTCCAACCTCTTTCACAAGAGCAATCTGGATGGGGGCCTTCTCCCACCTCTTTGTTAAAATTCTCCCTACTCCATTTAAACTTATTTCGCATTTTCTCTTCAACATATTACTCAAATAGTGTTAAATATATTCTTTAAATTCGATTTTTGAGTTAAGGAAAACAAGCATATggtacaaaatgaagaaaatgtgaaATGTCTTCTCCCTCAATGTCTGTTCCTCCACCACCTTCTTCCCTTTCATGGAGACAAATTCTGTTACCACTTCAATTTGGGATTTTAAATCAACTGTTTCcactcagttctattctgatccTTCCTGCAGATCTTATCAGCAGCTTTGGAACTGAGCACAGCACACCTGGGGGTGACACCTCCACAAGACAGATGGGAGTGCATTTAGGCAGGTACGCGTCATGTAGGATTGAGCATCTGATCTAGCCGAGTGACCTTGGGAGAGTCAGTAACCTGCGTTTCACAGTATTTGTGGAAGTGCTtggtaaccactgtgtcaaatgcatataattttttttttttttcttcctaggtaCAGGGACTGGGGTGGGCTGAAGCGATTAAGATGTATGAAttggagagtgaaaaaaaaaaaggaacctgaCTTCTATCTAGAGCTTACACCCATGTCTCCACATTCAAGTCTCATGTGTTTGGGCATCAGAGCTGCTTTTTGTGAGGCAGTGGCTCCTGCATGCCTCTGAGGTCCCTACTGAGTTTGGCCACCTGCCTCCAGGGCCAAGGCAGGCACAAGGCCCATTTCTATGGCTACTGCCTGCCTCCCCGCACATGTAAAGCCCCTGGCTTCACCAAGGGGCAGCTGTCCAGGGCGGAGCTGCTCCAATTGCCATGGCTGGGTGCAGTGTGGTCTGGACAGGAAGCAACACAGCTCCCAGCTTTAAGTTCTCAGAATTCCTCAGTATTAACTACTAACACTTTAATGAGTTTTCAGTTTTCCTAATACTCTAATTTGCCTTACTCTTCACAACTATACTATTGAGTCTTATTGGTCCCGTTTTAAACATCTGCAAAGTGATACTAAGAGAATTAACAACTTTGTCCAAGATCATGCTAGTGAAGTGTTAAGGCCAGTACTTGGAACTAAGATCCCGATTCcaaattctttcattttaatGCAGAGGCTTTTTATTCCTGCTTTTGAAACTCAGAAAGGGAATCAGGATGCAGACCTAAGGCCCCACTTGGCAGAATGGAAGCCCTACttcctccaaaaaccaaacccgctgctgttgactctattccgactcatagcaacccaacaagacagagtaaaactgccccatagggtttccaaggagtatctggtggattcaaactgcaaagcttttggttagcagcctgctttaaccactacgccactaccTCCTCCACATGCTTCAATGCTCACCCAGACGTTTAAATTAATGCTGCGATCTCCTTAATAGGAAATACTGGAGATGGGTATAGACTCAGGAGCAAGAGTCGGAAAGGGACAGCTAGCATGGCCTCTGTCCTGCCAGGGTGCTGGCAGAGATGCATGGTTCTGGGCTGCAGGGAATGAATCTCCTTGGACCATTcccaggaaggaggaaagggcCATAAGTCAGGGGCTTGAGTTCTCTGTGCTGACCACCACCTCCTTGTTTCTGGgactctggattctcaattgagCAAGTACTGTCAGCTCAGCAAAGGACATCATAATCTAGAGGTGGTCATCTTGTCCAGGCAGTTTGAGTGTGCCACCAGATTGGAAAGGCCTCTGGAATGTCATTACCCCAAGGCCAAGTCAGTTGGGAGGAAGCCACATAGCATCAGACAACCCAAGATTTGTAGCAGCTAGGCTTGTCTGCAGAAGAGATTTGCCTCAGCAGGTGGCCTCTCTAAATGCTTCTCGGGGACCCTGTAGCTAACATCCTTCAAAGGAAGAGACAGCAGAATAAGCTTACCAGAGCAAGGAATGCCACAGGCATTCAGTCAGTCATGGGGGACCCATCACTGTCAGGGTTAAACCGGGCACAGAAATCAGCCTATACAAAGGGGTAATACTGTGCAAGAGACTGCTCCTTCCTAGTCCCTTCCTGGACCCTCATAAGCCCTTAGATGGTGATTTGTCACAGAGCACCAGGAgacattttcttttctcagtaGTCCGAAGGTGATGGTCACCATACTATATTAAGGCATGGCTGTTTTGCtaaggcatgcaaaagctgtatcCTAAGGGTGGGTGGCAGGGTCTCCCCTGAAGGGTGAGGTCACTACTAAAATCAGTCATCTAGTAGCTCTCAGCATGGGGTTGGAAGGGCCTGGAAAGGTCTCTGGAGCAGTGGGGAATAAAGATGGTTTCAGTTCTGCAAGGCAAGAGCAGAGAGGCACCAAACTTCACTCTCCTCTCTTGGGACAGGGCTGGGGGACCTAGAGGGAACTAGCTATAGTTTGTTTTGAAACCTCTGTATAGGTTGAAATTTATGGAACTTTCATCTCTTCCTATAGTCACCCTTTGTGTATGGCACTGTTGTCTCAGCTCTGTCACCAAAGAGTTCAGAAGCAAAGGTGGTAGGCACTGGTGATATGCCTGAAAACAAGCTGCAGCACAAGGTGATTGCAAGGAGATTCAATACTCAGGGCTAGCCTCAAaggtacaaggagccctggtcgtgcagtgtttaaatggttggctgctaactgaaaggctggcgtggttcaaacccaccagccaggattacagcctaggaagccctatggggcagttctactctgtcctatagtgtcgctgtgagtaggaattccTCTAAGGTATTGGGATTGAAGgagggcagcatttccttcagtGATACACCTTTCCATCCCATTCTGAAAGACGACTTCCTTAAATGGGGAATAATCCATTAACAGAGAATTAAGGTGCTTTTACACTGTTGCCAAGAGGAAGTCCCCTTTTGACACAAGCAGCTAAAAAGGGCTATGTTCTTCCAAATTATAAAGCAGGGGCTTTAAAACGATCAGTCACAGGCAGAGAGGTTTTCAGAAAGACAACCTCTCAAGCATATTGTGTCCAGAAGATATTCTGGGTTATTCGGATGGAAGTTTTCCTGGAAAACCCTCTAGTTATCATACCCAACAGGACAGATATCACAGAAGACCATCCGATTCAGACTATACACCTTATCCCCCCTCAAAGTTGTCCCCAGAAAACTCTTGATTACATTGTTTTTAACAATCCTTAACActatctaaaatatttattaactatCCATGGTCTagaccccaccctccaccccactagaatgtaagtgcCCTAGGGACCCTGCTTACCTTATTCAGAAAGATGACTTCACTGTATGCAAGgttcaatgcctggcacacagcaagccCTCAAATGCTTATTGAACAAATGGTCTCAAAGAATGAGTTACAAGGCGCTGCAGAGATCTTGCACTAAGACTGCTTACCAAATAACTTTCTCAGTCTGTACTTCTCAAATGGTAGGGATCAGTATCCCCTGGGAACTTGCTTCAAAGGCAAATTCTCATTACTCACTCCAGACCTATTCTGAATCAGAAGCTATGAGGGTAGAGCCCAGGAGCTCGTTTGTTAACAAGCCTGCAGTGATCCTGGTCCATACTGAAGTTTGAAAACTACTGTTCTTAATCCCATATGGTGGAATTACCCAACAGGAAGAACCTGGGAACCTCAAAAAATAATTTCTCACTCAAATTTATCAACCAGCCTTTACTTAGCTTCCATCAAGGATTAACCCTCCTCCTCACCTTTAGAAAAGGAGATGAATCCTGTGAGACCAGCTAGCTCTAGCTCGCTTTACTACAGGAAGGAAGGAGCTGCAACAGGTCAGAAGGCAAAGCTCAACCTGGAACACTTCTGTGAGGAGCTGGGTGGGCATTTTATCTCACTACAGATACTAGAACAGCTTCTTTTGCCTCACTGGGTTCACAAGcatcttgatggcaatggcttctGTTTCCTGCACAGGGTTTACACTGGTAGCTGCTCAAGCACTCTCTCTGGAATATGTCATGGTTTATGGGATCTTCTGTCCTCCAACTTGGGCTGTCTACAATGAATCCTGACAAGCATTCTCCAGCTTACCAAGTGAACCTATTCCTCCCTTGGAGGAACAGGAATATTACCCACCCTTCCTGAAAGACTTCCACTCATCCTTCTTCACGATGCCCACAGAAACAAACAGTGGGTAAGGCACATTCCCAACCCTATTTTCCTTAAGCATCACAAAGGAAGTCCTGGGTCAGTAAATTTTAACTGATGACCAAACCCAGGTGGGGCTGAATATGTAGGTTCTTCGTAGGACACATGAAGAAACTGGTATATGAATGCAGAGAatgggaacagaattcagaaatggtGTTCCATTTATTCACTGAAAAAGGAGATCAGCCTTCTTGATCCATTTCTTTCATGTCCCAAAATCCTTTCACCTCATTCTTCTAAAATAACAACACACTGGGAACACACATTCGTACAAAAACCACATGTAATTCCCCCCTCCTCACAAAATTGGGTGGCTCTATTTTAGGAATGAAACTAGATCATagacatgggaaaaaaaaaaaaaagtcaccacttATACCAAAACATAACAGTGTTAAGAATTCAGATATTCTGTAGATTACcaacatgtaaaaatatttcCACCTGGATCTTTTAAATTTGAAATGATCACATTAAAACCTGAGGTTACAAGGGACCACACTATGAACCAGAATTCCATTTTCCTTCTAGGACCCCAGGGGAAAAGGTAAGTATTTGGAATGAGTTTCCTTTGGGCAAGACTGGCAGGAAGTAGGGAAACCCCTGGCCATTCTCAAAAGGCACTGGGGTCTCTCTGGAGGCAAATGTATTGGAACTAAACTCCAGTAGGAACCAGCTCATGTCCACTCCAAGAGTCCAGAACAAACACATAAAAGGAACAAGGTCTCCTCGGTTCCAGTACTCTGATGGTGACCAGGACTACCTGGTTAGAGGTAACACCTGAGGGTTTGAAAGGCAAATCTCAattgtggttttgcttttttttttttgctttctgatATTAAGGAAAAAAGTTCTAAGGTGTTTTAGAAACACCTCCCTACACCCTCTTACATGTAAAGCTTTATAGAATATATAGAAAAAGTTATCCAAAAGATATTCCATATTGCATTCTAAATAATGAAATCGCCACTTGAGATGTGAAGTGAATATGCCAGGTGCTTTGGAAACCCAGCTCTACCAAAAACACCCTTTCCCCACCCAtgggagaagaggaggagagaagaaggACGGACGAGAGGAGAATACCAAGAACTCTCAAGTCACTCAGCGACAGGGCTAGAAATGGGCTCAATTTAAGGCAGTTTGCGGCTCTTCCTCTGGAATGGCATTCCTTCCCAGCCTGAGCGCCCCAAATCTCCAAGCATGATGCTCTGACTGCCAGGTGAGCTCCTTGGTTCCCCCAGCATCTCCCTGACAACCCTCTGATAGATGGAATGTGAGAGCTCAGTAAGGGAAAGGACAAGTTATGAGAGGCCGTTGGTCCTGCCCCACTTCTCCAATCCCATTCCAAACCTAAAGTACCGCTTCACTCACCCTGGCTACTGCAAGAGGTAGTTTGGGGACTTGCACCCCCAGCCATCCTATCCTAACCAAGTTCCATAAGCTAAAATGGTTAGcactatctactttttttttttaaaagagggagAAAACAGAATGCATACCAAGCAGTGAATAACAGGCTAGATTCACTGGGTATCCATTTGACCCAGACCCCTAAACCTTTCATAGCAAGGCTAAGGGACTAAGGCGTACCTTTCCCCAAGCTCCAACCCTCAAAATTCACACTGCCCTCAGAAAAAAGACCCATTCCCAGCCTGACAAATCATCTGCATAGAAAACCAGACCCAGCAGGCCTGGGGAAAGAGTGGGTTTTTTCTAACGTTTTGTGCTCTCCCCCGCCACTTACTTGTTAAAGTAATATGTTCTGCCAGCAGGGTGGAGATCCTCACCAGGGAATAGAATCAGTGGGGTCCCTCTTCCCCATCTCTTATAATTTTGGTGCAGGAGACTTCACCATCAGCACCGTTCTTAGCTCAGATAAGCAAAAATAAGGTCACTTATAATGCCTTAAAATTTGTCCTCTGTGGCTATCCCCTGCCCATCACCATTTTTTTGGTTCCTATTAACTTAGAATGCTCTCTTTTAAAatagtaacaggaaaaaaaaaaaaaaaaagataatgattATAAAAAGCATTATCAACAGAAgcaaaagacaaaggaaaaaactgCAGAAGAGCAAAAATCATAGATATAGCGTACTAATGTTGACAGGACCTATAGATAAAACTGGCAACCTACCCCCCACACCAGGACAGAGGAGACACCGGTTACTTTTAGGATGACTAGGGCACACTGTCACCACAGGCTTCTCCTTGAGAGCTGGCTGACGGCCTGATACAAGAGGTGTCGGGGCACAGAAGGGGCTCAGGGAGAAGGGATGAGGAGACACGGGACACGTGCTTGGGGCTGCGAGAAGAAAAATCCTGAAGAAACCCGTGGGAGCTGAGGAGCACAAGTCTTGTCATCCCCACTCCAGCTGGTGGCGCTGGGC is a window of Elephas maximus indicus isolate mEleMax1 chromosome 20, mEleMax1 primary haplotype, whole genome shotgun sequence DNA encoding:
- the CSPG5 gene encoding chondroitin sulfate proteoglycan 5; translated protein: MGRAGAAGGGGPGRGPPPLLLFLGATLVFAAGAAPAREAGSAVEAEGPVKSVLAWEPRANDTRDGAAPSGTGEDETAWTAPADEQAAAGPRVGPEEALEASAAVTGASWLETDSPGLGAVTTEVGSGDAQALPATLPAPDEALGQSSVPPATPEAIRPPSSTPGNKPSPGPELPKESSLEIWLNLGGSTPGPHGLEPTYPFQGTLEPQPASDIIDIDYFEGLDGEGRGADLGSFPGSLGTSEHHPDTDTGGETPSWSLLDLYDDFTPFDESDFYPTTSFYDDLDEEEEEEEDDKDAVGGGDLEDENDPLMPTKKPGRGPGAGQPTSRWHAVPPQHTLGIVPGSSIALRPRPGEPVRGLAPGENGTECRSGFVRHNGSCRSVCDLFPSYCHNGGQCYLVENIGAFCRCNTQDYIWHKGMRCESIITDFQVMCVAVGSAALVLLLLFMMTVFFAKKLYLLKTENTKLRRTNKFRTPSELHNDNFSLSTIAEGSHPNDDTSAPHKIQEVLKSCLKEEESFNIQNSTSPKLESNKGDQADLDVNCLQNNLT